One Mycobacterium sp. SMC-4 DNA window includes the following coding sequences:
- a CDS encoding NUDIX hydrolase, with protein sequence MDSIRAVGSREVYCNTWMSLREDDIRRPDGSLGIYAVVDKPDYALVIARDRTPAGDRFHLVEQFRYPLGMRRWEFPQGTVAGRSDLDPAELAARELREETGCTAESMTELGTLDVAPGMSSQRGRVFLATGISEGPHQREHEEQDMTSGWFDRTEVEQMIRDGVITDAQSLAAWTLLLLYER encoded by the coding sequence GTGGATTCGATCCGGGCCGTGGGTTCGCGCGAGGTGTACTGCAATACCTGGATGAGCCTGCGTGAAGACGACATCCGCCGGCCCGACGGCAGCCTCGGAATCTACGCGGTGGTCGACAAGCCGGACTACGCGCTGGTGATCGCCCGCGACCGCACCCCCGCCGGTGATCGCTTCCACCTCGTCGAGCAGTTCCGCTACCCACTGGGCATGCGCCGCTGGGAGTTCCCGCAGGGCACCGTTGCCGGCCGCTCGGATCTCGACCCCGCCGAACTGGCCGCGCGTGAACTCCGTGAGGAGACGGGGTGCACCGCCGAGTCGATGACCGAGCTCGGAACCCTTGATGTCGCCCCCGGAATGAGTAGTCAACGCGGCCGGGTCTTCCTGGCCACCGGCATCAGCGAGGGCCCGCACCAACGCGAGCACGAAGAGCAGGACATGACCAGCGGGTGGTTCGACCGTACCGAGGTCGAGCAGATGATCCGCGACGGCGTCATCACCGACGCGCAGTCTCTGGCCGCGTGGACTCTGCTGCTGCTATACGAACGTTGA
- a CDS encoding ABC transporter family substrate-binding protein, with the protein MLTARRVSTLAVLSVLLLLGGCTVSPPPAPQSTDTTEPPPPPPMKATQIIMAIDSIGPGFNAHLLSDQSPVNAAISSLVLPSSFRPVPDPATPTGSRWEMDTSLLVSAEVTSQEPFTVTYKIRPEAQWTDNAPIGADDFWYLWRQMVSQPGAVDPAGYDLITGVQSVEGGKTAVVTFSQPYPAWRELFNNILPAHIVKDVPGGFAAGLARALPVTGGQFRVETIDPQRDEILLARNDRYWGTPATPDLVLFRRGGSPAALADSIRNGDTQVAQVHGGAVVFAQLSAIPDVRTARIVTPRVMQLTLRAQQPALTDPQVRRAILGLLDVDLLAAVGAGDDNTVTLAQAQVRSPSDTGYVPTAPPAMTRDEAMGLLADAGYQIEVAAPAPDQPEPSPPADNGRGQLVRDGEPLTLVLGVAANDPTSVAVANTAADQLRNVGIAASVAALDPVALYSEALVNNRVDAVVGWRQAGGDLATALASRYSCPALEATAVTTSPPPDPPTPTPSPSDPGPTPTVPTPPSPTRTATSPPPAPDTGELVQAPSNITGICDRTIQPLIDAALRGTADIAEVIDEVEPKLWNLWTVLPILQDTTIVAAGPSVQNVSLSGAVPVGIVGDAGEWVKPPQ; encoded by the coding sequence GTGCTGACCGCCCGCCGAGTGTCGACCCTCGCGGTCTTGTCGGTCCTGCTGCTGCTCGGCGGCTGCACGGTGAGCCCGCCGCCGGCGCCGCAGAGCACCGACACCACCGAGCCGCCGCCGCCGCCGCCGATGAAGGCCACCCAGATCATCATGGCGATCGACTCGATCGGGCCCGGTTTCAACGCGCACCTGCTGTCCGATCAGTCACCGGTCAATGCGGCCATCAGCTCACTGGTGCTGCCCAGCTCCTTCCGGCCGGTGCCGGATCCGGCCACTCCCACCGGCTCGCGCTGGGAGATGGACACCTCACTGCTGGTGTCGGCCGAGGTGACCAGCCAGGAGCCGTTCACCGTGACCTACAAGATCCGGCCGGAAGCGCAGTGGACCGACAACGCGCCCATCGGTGCCGACGACTTCTGGTACCTGTGGCGCCAGATGGTCAGCCAGCCCGGAGCAGTCGACCCGGCCGGCTATGACCTGATCACCGGAGTGCAGTCGGTCGAGGGCGGCAAGACGGCTGTCGTCACGTTCTCCCAGCCCTATCCGGCGTGGCGGGAACTGTTCAACAACATCCTGCCGGCGCACATCGTCAAGGATGTCCCGGGCGGGTTCGCCGCCGGTCTGGCGCGCGCGCTGCCGGTGACCGGAGGCCAGTTCCGGGTGGAGACCATCGACCCGCAGCGCGACGAGATCCTGCTGGCCCGCAACGACCGCTACTGGGGCACGCCGGCGACGCCGGACTTGGTGCTGTTCCGCCGAGGCGGTAGCCCCGCCGCCCTGGCCGACTCGATCCGCAACGGTGACACCCAGGTCGCCCAGGTACACGGCGGTGCGGTGGTGTTCGCGCAGCTCTCGGCGATCCCTGACGTGCGGACCGCGCGGATCGTCACACCGCGGGTGATGCAACTGACGCTGCGTGCCCAGCAACCGGCGTTGACCGACCCCCAGGTCCGCCGAGCCATCCTCGGCTTACTGGACGTGGACCTGCTGGCCGCGGTCGGCGCCGGCGACGACAACACCGTGACGCTGGCCCAGGCGCAGGTGCGCTCCCCGTCAGACACCGGCTATGTGCCCACAGCGCCGCCGGCGATGACCCGCGACGAGGCGATGGGCCTGCTGGCCGACGCCGGCTACCAGATCGAGGTGGCGGCGCCCGCCCCGGATCAGCCCGAACCCAGCCCGCCGGCCGACAACGGTCGCGGTCAGCTCGTGCGCGACGGAGAACCGCTGACGTTGGTTCTCGGTGTCGCCGCCAACGACCCCACCTCGGTGGCGGTGGCCAACACCGCGGCCGACCAACTGCGCAACGTCGGGATCGCCGCATCGGTGGCGGCGCTGGACCCGGTCGCGCTCTACAGCGAGGCGCTGGTCAACAACCGGGTCGACGCGGTCGTCGGTTGGCGGCAGGCCGGTGGCGACCTTGCCACGGCGTTGGCGTCGCGATACAGCTGCCCCGCGTTGGAAGCCACCGCGGTGACCACCAGCCCGCCACCGGATCCGCCGACACCCACACCGTCGCCGTCGGATCCGGGGCCGACACCCACTGTGCCCACGCCACCCTCGCCGACGCGCACTGCCACCTCGCCGCCCCCGGCACCCGACACCGGAGAACTCGTCCAGGCGCCGAGCAACATCACCGGCATCTGCGACCGCACCATCCAGCCGCTCATCGACGCTGCGCTGCGCGGCACCGCCGACATTGCCGAGGTCATCGACGAGGTCGAACCGAAGCTGTGGAATCTGTGGACGGTGTTGCCGATCCTGCAGGACACCACGATCGTCGCGGCCGGACCCAGCGTGCAGAACGTCAGCCTCAGCGGTGCGGTGCCGGTCGGCATCGTCGGCGACGCCGGCGAATGGGTCAAACCTCCTCAGTAG
- a CDS encoding chloride channel protein: MTRRGVEYGCAIVVIGLLAGAAGAATTLLLHAVEHLTYRYDFGTLLTGVEGSSPIRRALGPMVGAALAGCGWWLLRRRHEVPALSAVITEPGPAPRRVLSIDAGLQVLLVGSGASLGREGAPRQLAAVWADIGTARLSLTPRDREILLACAAGAGLAAVYSVPLGGAVFAARILLGTWHPRAVGTALITSSLAVTVAAPVTHLQHPLVWPDDRLSPLFAVLALALAPLAAAVGLAFDRLTTAARPAVAIHTPLMIPAIAGAGLLTGVCSIWLPELPGNGRSILQVSMASGMTLTAAAAILILKPLLSALFLRAGAVGGLLTPALATGAAAGTVAALALNQWAGTNLDIPAVSLTCAAGVLAVTQRSPLFAALFVWELAWPPWWLLAVFALCTWCAAGIARLGRATPVPRRAATEEV, translated from the coding sequence GTGACGCGCCGGGGCGTGGAGTACGGGTGCGCGATCGTGGTCATCGGTCTGCTCGCCGGCGCCGCGGGAGCCGCCACGACACTGCTCCTGCACGCCGTCGAGCACCTCACCTACCGGTATGACTTCGGCACGCTGCTGACCGGGGTCGAGGGCAGCAGCCCGATCCGGCGAGCGCTCGGGCCCATGGTGGGCGCAGCGTTGGCCGGCTGCGGGTGGTGGCTGCTGCGCCGACGGCACGAGGTGCCGGCGTTGTCGGCGGTCATCACCGAGCCTGGCCCCGCCCCGCGCCGGGTGCTGTCCATCGACGCGGGCCTGCAGGTGCTGTTGGTGGGGTCGGGCGCCTCCCTGGGCCGCGAAGGGGCGCCACGCCAGCTCGCCGCGGTGTGGGCCGACATCGGCACCGCCCGGCTGAGTCTGACCCCGCGCGACCGGGAAATCCTGCTGGCCTGCGCCGCCGGGGCCGGGTTGGCCGCGGTCTACAGTGTGCCGCTCGGAGGCGCGGTGTTCGCCGCGCGCATTCTGCTCGGCACCTGGCACCCGCGTGCCGTCGGTACCGCGCTGATCACCTCGAGTCTGGCCGTCACGGTCGCAGCCCCGGTCACCCATCTCCAGCACCCGCTGGTCTGGCCCGACGATCGGCTCTCGCCACTGTTCGCGGTGCTGGCGCTGGCGCTGGCGCCGCTGGCGGCAGCGGTGGGTCTGGCCTTCGACAGACTGACCACCGCGGCCCGGCCTGCCGTCGCGATCCACACGCCCCTGATGATCCCGGCGATCGCGGGTGCGGGGCTACTGACCGGTGTCTGCTCGATCTGGCTGCCCGAACTGCCCGGCAACGGGCGCAGCATCCTGCAGGTCAGCATGGCCAGCGGGATGACCTTGACCGCAGCCGCGGCCATCCTGATCCTCAAACCGCTGCTCAGCGCACTGTTCCTGCGGGCAGGGGCGGTCGGCGGTCTGCTCACCCCAGCGCTGGCCACCGGCGCGGCGGCCGGGACGGTGGCCGCGCTCGCCCTCAACCAGTGGGCCGGAACGAACCTGGACATCCCGGCCGTGTCGTTGACCTGCGCGGCCGGCGTGCTCGCCGTCACCCAGCGCTCGCCGCTGTTTGCCGCATTGTTCGTCTGGGAACTGGCCTGGCCACCGTGGTGGCTGCTGGCGGTGTTCGCCCTGTGCACGTGGTGCGCGGCGGGCATCGCCCGGCTCGGGCGCGCCACACCGGTGCCGCGCCGCGCGGCTACTGAGGAGGTTTGA
- the mshB gene encoding N-acetyl-1-D-myo-inositol-2-amino-2-deoxy-alpha-D-glucopyranoside deacetylase, whose product METPRLLFVHAHPDDETLTTGATIAHYTALGAQVWVVTCTLGEEGEVIGEQWAGLAVDHADQLGGFRVGELTAALTALGVDRPRYLGGAGRWRDSGMAGTPSRGRERFVDGNFAEQTDALAASIDELRPHVVVTYDPNGGYGHPDHIHAHRVTTAAVDAARWQVPKFYWTVMSASALAAGDTLLAQAPDHWTRIPLSSLPFDAYADDAIDAALDLTAQLPAKVAALRAHQTQVSVSGDGRFFALSNTIALPVSATEHYVLAAGHAGRRNELGWETDLLAGLKIS is encoded by the coding sequence ATGGAGACCCCGAGGCTGCTGTTCGTCCACGCCCATCCCGACGACGAAACCCTGACCACGGGTGCAACGATCGCCCACTACACCGCGCTCGGAGCGCAAGTCTGGGTCGTCACCTGCACGCTCGGCGAAGAGGGCGAGGTCATCGGTGAGCAGTGGGCGGGACTGGCGGTCGACCACGCAGACCAACTGGGCGGCTTCCGCGTCGGTGAATTGACCGCGGCGCTGACCGCGCTCGGCGTGGACCGGCCCCGCTACCTGGGTGGCGCGGGACGCTGGCGTGACTCCGGTATGGCAGGTACGCCGTCCCGGGGTCGGGAACGCTTCGTCGACGGGAACTTTGCCGAACAGACCGACGCGCTGGCCGCATCGATCGACGAGCTGCGTCCGCACGTGGTGGTCACCTACGACCCGAACGGCGGTTACGGCCACCCCGACCACATCCACGCCCACCGAGTCACCACGGCCGCGGTCGATGCCGCCCGGTGGCAGGTGCCCAAGTTCTACTGGACAGTGATGTCGGCGTCGGCGCTGGCCGCCGGGGACACCCTGCTGGCGCAGGCCCCCGACCACTGGACCCGGATCCCGCTGTCGTCGCTGCCTTTCGACGCCTACGCCGACGACGCGATCGATGCGGCACTGGATCTCACTGCGCAGTTGCCGGCAAAGGTTGCCGCGCTGCGCGCCCATCAGACTCAGGTCAGCGTGTCCGGCGACGGCCGGTTCTTCGCGCTGTCGAACACCATCGCGCTGCCGGTCTCTGCTACCGAGCACTATGTGCTGGCAGCCGGTCATGCCGGTCGGCGCAACGAACTCGGCTGGGAGACCGACCTGCTGGCGGGGTTGAAGATCAGTTGA
- the dapC gene encoding succinyldiaminopimelate transaminase: MKSAALPVFPWDTLAEVTATARAHPDGIVDLSVGTPVDPVAAVIRDALAAASAAPGYPTTAGTEALRSSAVAALQRRYGITGLTPQAVLPSIGTKELIAWLPTLLGLGSGDTVVVPELAYPTYEVGALLAGAQVIRADSLTQLGPLPTALVYLNSPSNPTGKVLGVEHLRKVVDWARERGVLVASDECYLGLGWEAAPVSILHPDVCDGDHTGLLALHSLSKTSSLAGYRAGLVAGDPAVVAELLAVRKHAGMMVPFPVQGAMVAAFDDDEHELAQRERYARRRAALLDALQSAGFTVDHSEAGLYLWATRGQPCRQTLAWFAERGILVAPGEFYGPRGAQHVRIALTATDERIASAVQRLS; encoded by the coding sequence TTGAAATCGGCGGCGTTGCCGGTGTTCCCGTGGGACACGCTGGCAGAAGTCACGGCCACCGCACGAGCGCACCCAGACGGGATCGTCGACCTGTCGGTGGGCACACCGGTCGATCCGGTCGCGGCGGTCATCCGTGATGCGCTCGCGGCCGCCAGCGCCGCTCCCGGGTACCCGACGACAGCAGGTACCGAAGCGCTGCGCAGTTCCGCGGTCGCGGCGCTGCAGCGCAGGTACGGCATCACCGGGCTGACCCCGCAGGCAGTATTGCCCTCGATCGGCACCAAGGAGCTGATCGCCTGGCTTCCGACGTTGCTCGGACTCGGATCCGGCGACACCGTGGTCGTGCCGGAGCTGGCCTACCCCACCTACGAGGTGGGGGCGCTGCTGGCCGGAGCGCAGGTCATCCGAGCCGATTCGCTGACCCAGCTGGGACCTTTGCCCACGGCCCTTGTCTACCTGAACTCGCCGAGCAACCCGACCGGCAAGGTCCTCGGCGTCGAGCATCTGCGCAAGGTTGTCGACTGGGCCCGCGAGCGCGGGGTGCTGGTCGCTTCCGACGAGTGTTACCTGGGCCTCGGATGGGAGGCCGCGCCGGTGTCGATCCTGCACCCCGACGTCTGCGACGGCGACCACACCGGGTTGCTGGCGCTGCATTCGCTGTCGAAGACCTCGTCGCTGGCCGGTTACCGGGCGGGTCTGGTCGCCGGTGATCCCGCGGTCGTCGCCGAGCTGCTGGCGGTGCGCAAGCACGCCGGCATGATGGTGCCGTTTCCGGTGCAGGGCGCGATGGTGGCCGCGTTCGACGATGACGAGCACGAGCTGGCCCAGCGAGAGCGTTATGCGCGACGCCGGGCCGCACTACTCGATGCACTGCAATCGGCCGGCTTCACCGTCGACCACTCCGAAGCGGGGCTCTATCTGTGGGCGACTCGCGGTCAACCGTGCCGGCAGACCCTGGCCTGGTTTGCCGAACGCGGCATCCTGGTCGCGCCGGGGGAGTTCTACGGCCCGCGTGGTGCCCAGCATGTCCGGATCGCGTTGACGGCCACCGACGAGCGGATCGCCTCGGCAGTGCAGCGCCTGAGCTGA
- the fdxA gene encoding ferredoxin has product MTYVIAEPCVDVKDKACIEECPVDCIYEGARMLYIHPDECVDCGACEPVCPVEAIYYEDDVPDQWSSYTQSNADFFSELGSPGGASKVGQTDNDPAEVKSLPPQGED; this is encoded by the coding sequence GTGACGTACGTCATTGCCGAGCCTTGCGTCGACGTCAAAGACAAGGCGTGCATCGAGGAATGCCCTGTCGACTGCATCTACGAGGGCGCACGCATGCTGTACATCCACCCGGACGAGTGCGTCGACTGCGGCGCTTGCGAACCGGTGTGTCCGGTGGAGGCGATCTACTACGAGGACGACGTCCCCGACCAGTGGAGTAGCTACACCCAGAGCAACGCGGACTTCTTCAGCGAGCTCGGGTCGCCCGGCGGAGCGTCGAAGGTCGGCCAGACCGACAACGACCCGGCGGAGGTAAAGAGCCTGCCGCCGCAGGGCGAGGACTGA
- a CDS encoding bifunctional FO biosynthesis protein CofGH, translated as MRRVLRRARDGVALNVDEAAIALSARGDDLTELCVSAARVRDAGLAAAGRRGGTGALPVSYSRKVFIPITHLCRDTCHYCTFVTVPGRLRAQGKGMYLEPDEILDIARRGAEMGCKEALFTLGDRPEARWDEARQWLDERGYDSTLDYVRAMAIRVLEETGLLPHLNPGVMSWAELSRLKPVAPSMGMMLETTSRRLFEDKGQAHYGSPDKDPEVRLRTLADAGRLSIPFTTGLLVGIGETLAERAETIHAIRRSHKEFGHIQEVIVQNFRAKDHTAMAGAPDAGFDDFVATIAVTRLVLGPKMRIQAPPNLVSRQECLALIAAGVDDWGGVSPLTPDHVNPERPWPALDELAAVTAEAGYDLVQRLTAQPQYVQAGAAWIDPRVRGHVDALADPDTGYALDVNPAGRPWQEPDEASESLGRVDLHAAIDDAGRLTDTRSDLDSAFGDWESIRQKVGELAARGPERIDTDVLSALKTAERDPAACTDDEYLALATADGSALDAVAALADSLRRDAVGDDVTFVVNRNINFTNICYTGCRFCAFAQRKGDADAYSLSTAEVADRAWEAHVAGATEVCMQGGIDPELPVTGYADLVRAVKARVPSMHIHAFSPMEIANGVTKSGLSVREWLIALREAGLGSIPGTAAEILDDEVRWVLTKGKLPTSMWIDVITTAHEVGLRSSSTMMYGHVDTPRHWVGHLRVLRDIQDRTGGFTEFVPLPFVHQSSPLYLAGGARPGPTHRDNRAVHALARIMLHGRISNIQTSWVKLGVQRTQVMLRGGANDLGGTLMEETISRMAGSENGSAKTAAELVAIAEGIGRPARQRSTDYTPLAA; from the coding sequence ATGCGGCGCGTGCTGCGGCGGGCCCGCGACGGTGTGGCGCTCAACGTCGACGAGGCTGCCATCGCGTTGTCCGCCCGCGGCGACGACCTGACCGAGTTGTGTGTCAGCGCCGCGCGGGTGCGCGACGCCGGCCTGGCAGCGGCGGGCCGGCGGGGCGGTACCGGGGCGTTGCCGGTCAGCTACTCACGCAAGGTCTTCATCCCGATCACCCACCTGTGTCGCGATACCTGCCACTACTGCACGTTCGTAACCGTGCCCGGCCGACTGCGCGCCCAGGGCAAGGGCATGTACCTGGAGCCCGACGAGATCCTCGACATTGCACGCCGCGGTGCCGAGATGGGTTGCAAAGAGGCATTGTTCACCCTCGGTGACCGGCCGGAGGCGCGCTGGGACGAGGCCCGCCAGTGGCTCGACGAGCGCGGGTATGACTCCACACTGGACTACGTGCGAGCGATGGCCATCCGGGTGCTCGAGGAGACCGGGCTGTTGCCGCATCTGAACCCCGGGGTGATGAGCTGGGCCGAACTGTCGCGACTCAAACCCGTTGCGCCATCGATGGGGATGATGCTGGAGACGACCTCGCGCCGGCTGTTCGAGGACAAGGGTCAGGCCCACTACGGCAGTCCCGACAAGGACCCCGAGGTGCGCCTGCGCACGCTGGCCGATGCGGGCCGGCTGTCCATTCCGTTCACCACAGGACTGCTGGTCGGTATTGGTGAGACGCTGGCCGAGCGGGCCGAGACCATTCACGCGATCCGCCGCTCGCACAAAGAGTTCGGGCACATCCAGGAAGTCATTGTGCAGAACTTCCGGGCCAAGGACCACACCGCGATGGCCGGTGCGCCCGATGCCGGCTTCGACGATTTCGTGGCCACCATCGCGGTCACCCGTCTGGTGCTGGGGCCCAAGATGCGCATCCAGGCCCCGCCGAACCTGGTGTCGCGCCAGGAGTGCCTGGCCCTGATCGCCGCCGGAGTCGACGACTGGGGTGGGGTTTCACCGCTGACTCCCGACCACGTGAACCCGGAACGACCCTGGCCGGCGCTCGACGAACTCGCCGCCGTCACCGCCGAGGCCGGCTACGACCTGGTGCAGCGCCTCACCGCGCAGCCGCAGTATGTGCAGGCCGGCGCCGCCTGGATCGATCCGCGCGTGCGTGGGCACGTCGACGCGCTGGCCGACCCGGACACCGGGTATGCACTCGACGTCAATCCGGCCGGGCGCCCGTGGCAGGAACCCGACGAGGCCTCGGAGTCCTTGGGGCGGGTTGATCTGCACGCGGCCATCGACGATGCGGGTCGACTCACCGATACCCGCAGCGACCTCGACAGCGCATTCGGCGATTGGGAGTCGATCCGTCAGAAGGTAGGGGAGCTGGCCGCCCGCGGGCCCGAACGCATCGACACCGATGTGCTGTCCGCGCTGAAAACTGCCGAACGTGACCCGGCCGCGTGCACCGACGACGAGTACCTCGCGCTGGCCACCGCCGACGGTTCGGCGCTCGACGCTGTTGCCGCACTGGCAGATTCGCTGCGCCGCGATGCTGTCGGCGATGACGTCACGTTCGTCGTCAACCGCAACATCAACTTCACCAACATCTGCTACACCGGGTGCCGTTTCTGTGCGTTCGCCCAGCGCAAGGGCGACGCCGACGCGTACTCGCTGTCCACCGCCGAGGTCGCCGACCGGGCGTGGGAGGCTCACGTCGCCGGCGCCACCGAGGTGTGCATGCAGGGCGGAATCGACCCGGAGTTGCCCGTGACCGGTTACGCGGATCTGGTCCGCGCGGTCAAAGCGCGGGTGCCTTCGATGCACATCCACGCGTTCAGTCCGATGGAGATCGCCAACGGCGTCACCAAGAGCGGCTTGAGCGTGCGGGAGTGGCTGATCGCACTGCGTGAGGCCGGTCTGGGATCGATACCGGGCACGGCCGCGGAGATCCTCGACGATGAGGTGCGCTGGGTACTGACCAAGGGCAAGCTACCGACCTCGATGTGGATCGACGTCATCACCACCGCCCACGAGGTCGGGCTGCGATCGAGTTCGACGATGATGTACGGCCATGTCGACACGCCGCGGCACTGGGTGGGACACCTGCGGGTGCTCCGCGACATCCAGGATCGAACCGGGGGATTCACCGAGTTCGTGCCGTTGCCGTTCGTGCACCAGTCCTCGCCGCTCTATCTGGCCGGTGGGGCGCGTCCGGGCCCGACGCACCGGGACAACCGCGCCGTACATGCGTTGGCGCGGATCATGCTGCACGGCAGGATCTCCAACATCCAGACCAGCTGGGTCAAACTCGGTGTGCAGCGCACCCAGGTGATGCTGCGCGGCGGGGCCAACGACCTCGGCGGCACCCTGATGGAGGAGACCATCTCGCGGATGGCGGGATCGGAGAACGGTTCGGCCAAGACGGCCGCCGAGCTCGTCGCCATCGCCGAGGGCATCGGGCGCCCGGCACGCCAGCGGTCCACCGACTACACCCCGCTGGCGGCCTGA
- a CDS encoding acyl-CoA synthetase, whose amino-acid sequence MLLASLNPAAVAAGADLGDAVRIDGMSLSRSDLVGAATSVAERVAGAARVAVLARPTAATVLAITGCLIAGVPAVPVPADVGVAERRHILTDSGAQAWLGERPDETEGLGHIPVRLHARSWHRYQEPPADVTALIIYTSGTTGPPKGVVLSRRAIAADIDMLAAAWGWTAEDTLVHGLPLYHVHGLVLGLLGSLRIGNRFIHTGKPTPESYAEAVTERGGSLLFGVPTVWSRIVDDGVAARALSGARLLVSGSAPLPVPVFDGLAGLSGHQPVERYGSTESLITLSTVADGDRRAGWVGLPLAGVATRLVDEAGTEVAHDGATIGRLQVQSPTLFDGYLNRPDATADVLGGDGWYRTGDVAVIDEHGMHRIVGRESVDLIKTGGYRVGAGEIETALLGHPGVAEVAVIGAPDDDLGQKIVAFVVGDAAPDELTDYVAQQLSAHKRPRLVRMVNSLPRNAMGKVLKKELAAWV is encoded by the coding sequence GTGTTGCTGGCCTCCCTCAACCCTGCGGCGGTGGCCGCCGGCGCCGACCTGGGCGACGCGGTGCGCATCGACGGCATGTCACTGAGCCGCAGCGACCTCGTCGGTGCGGCGACATCGGTCGCCGAGCGGGTGGCCGGCGCGGCCCGGGTCGCGGTGCTCGCACGTCCCACCGCGGCGACCGTACTGGCCATCACCGGGTGTCTGATCGCCGGTGTTCCCGCCGTCCCGGTGCCCGCCGATGTCGGCGTGGCCGAGCGTCGGCACATCCTCACCGACTCCGGCGCGCAGGCCTGGCTGGGAGAACGGCCCGACGAGACCGAGGGCCTCGGGCACATCCCGGTTCGACTGCACGCGCGGTCCTGGCACCGTTATCAGGAACCGCCGGCCGATGTGACGGCACTGATCATCTACACCTCCGGCACCACCGGCCCACCCAAGGGCGTCGTCCTGAGCCGTCGGGCGATCGCCGCCGACATCGACATGCTCGCCGCGGCATGGGGGTGGACCGCCGAGGACACACTGGTGCACGGTCTGCCGCTCTATCACGTGCACGGCCTGGTACTGGGGCTGCTCGGCTCGCTGCGCATCGGCAACCGGTTCATCCATACCGGCAAGCCCACACCCGAGTCCTACGCCGAGGCCGTCACCGAACGTGGCGGTTCACTGCTGTTCGGAGTTCCCACGGTGTGGTCGCGCATCGTCGATGACGGTGTCGCCGCCCGGGCGCTTTCGGGTGCCCGCCTGCTGGTGTCAGGCAGTGCGCCGCTGCCGGTACCGGTGTTCGACGGGCTGGCCGGACTCAGCGGCCACCAGCCGGTCGAACGGTACGGCAGTACCGAATCGCTGATCACGCTGAGCACGGTGGCCGACGGTGATCGCCGTGCCGGGTGGGTGGGTCTGCCGCTGGCCGGTGTGGCTACCCGACTGGTCGACGAGGCCGGCACCGAGGTGGCCCATGACGGGGCGACGATCGGGCGTCTGCAGGTACAGAGTCCGACGCTGTTCGACGGCTATCTCAACCGGCCCGATGCCACCGCCGACGTGCTGGGCGGCGACGGGTGGTACCGCACCGGCGACGTCGCCGTCATCGACGAGCACGGGATGCACCGCATCGTCGGGCGTGAGTCGGTCGACCTGATCAAAACCGGCGGTTACCGGGTGGGAGCGGGCGAGATCGAGACCGCGCTGTTGGGTCATCCCGGGGTGGCCGAGGTCGCGGTGATCGGCGCCCCGGATGATGATCTGGGGCAGAAGATCGTGGCGTTCGTCGTCGGTGACGCAGCCCCGGACGAGTTGACTGATTATGTGGCGCAGCAGCTTTCCGCGCACAAGCGTCCTCGCCTGGTGCGGATGGTGAACAGTCTGCCGCGCAATGCGATGGGTAAGGTGCTCAAAAAGGAACTCGCTGCGTGGGTGTGA